The following proteins are co-located in the Halarcobacter sp. genome:
- a CDS encoding symporter small accessory protein produces MNGADFGVNLAFWLTILSTILCVWYGTKNWNNDGVSSLDRKQKTWAKVEDKIDEGL; encoded by the coding sequence ATGAATGGAGCAGATTTTGGTGTAAATTTAGCTTTTTGGCTAACTATACTTTCAACTATTTTGTGTGTATGGTATGGAACAAAAAATTGGAATAATGATGGGGTTTCAAGTTTAGATAGGAAACAAAAAACTTGGGCAAAAGTTGAAGATAAAATTGATGAAGGATTATAA
- a CDS encoding sodium:solute symporter family protein, protein MGIFENIIIIIYLATVGYLGFLGYKKTKTTSDYLVAGRDTHPFIMALSYGATFISTAAIVGFGGVAAWLGNSLLWLTFFNIIIGIFVAFVFLGNPTRQMGYRLNAHTFPEFLAKRYDSKFIQIFGGVIILLFMPLYATAVLIGGTHFLTLYFNVDYHSALLVFSVIITAYVIAGGLKGVMLTDALQGSIMFIAMIILLYFTFDSLGGVQTAFTKLNNVWDLTINPLNSKPLNELIPGSPDFMMKLSTLWGFKGWNQMPTFLSEGWLFVITTITLGVGIGVLAQPQLIVRFMTVKSKKELNRAVLIGGLFIVCMTGIIFVVGSLTNAWYFEFNGGKNALQSAGSIGKVIPHFINTAMPKWFSFIFLFALISAAMSTLSSQFHTMGTAVGRDLIEQISSKGNSVFVTRVGIVIVILISVCLAYFFDKQPAIIARSTAIFFALCASIFLPSFIAALFWKRMTKIAAISSMLVGFVSSSFWLLFVHFKEAKELGLAKALFGVDSILSGKIIFVDALIIALPLSIITAIIVSFITKPMNNKHLNKCFGS, encoded by the coding sequence ATGGGGATTTTTGAAAATATTATTATAATTATTTACTTAGCAACTGTTGGTTATTTAGGTTTTCTTGGATATAAAAAAACAAAAACTACAAGTGATTATTTAGTTGCAGGAAGAGATACTCATCCTTTTATAATGGCTTTATCTTATGGCGCAACATTTATATCAACTGCTGCTATTGTTGGTTTTGGTGGTGTTGCTGCTTGGCTTGGTAATTCTTTACTTTGGCTTACTTTTTTTAATATTATAATTGGTATTTTTGTTGCTTTTGTTTTTTTAGGTAATCCTACTAGACAAATGGGATATAGATTAAATGCACATACATTTCCAGAATTTTTAGCCAAAAGATACGATTCTAAGTTTATACAAATCTTTGGAGGAGTAATTATTTTACTTTTTATGCCATTATATGCAACAGCAGTCCTTATAGGTGGTACACATTTTCTTACTTTATATTTTAATGTAGATTATCATTCAGCTTTACTTGTTTTTTCTGTAATTATAACAGCATATGTAATTGCTGGTGGATTAAAAGGGGTTATGTTAACTGATGCTTTACAAGGTTCTATCATGTTTATAGCAATGATTATCTTATTATATTTTACTTTTGATTCACTAGGTGGAGTTCAAACTGCATTTACAAAACTAAATAATGTTTGGGATCTTACTATAAATCCATTAAATTCAAAACCTTTAAATGAATTAATACCTGGGAGTCCAGATTTTATGATGAAGTTATCAACACTTTGGGGCTTTAAGGGTTGGAATCAGATGCCCACTTTTTTAAGTGAGGGGTGGCTATTTGTAATAACTACAATAACTTTAGGTGTAGGTATAGGTGTATTAGCCCAGCCTCAATTGATAGTTAGATTTATGACTGTTAAATCTAAAAAAGAATTAAATAGAGCAGTTCTAATAGGTGGATTGTTTATTGTATGTATGACTGGAATTATATTTGTAGTTGGTAGTTTAACAAATGCTTGGTATTTTGAATTTAATGGAGGTAAAAATGCTTTACAAAGTGCAGGTAGTATTGGAAAAGTTATACCACATTTTATAAATACTGCAATGCCAAAATGGTTTAGTTTTATTTTTTTATTCGCTTTAATTAGTGCAGCAATGTCTACTCTATCTTCTCAATTTCATACAATGGGTACTGCTGTAGGAAGAGATTTAATAGAACAGATTAGTTCAAAAGGAAATTCAGTATTTGTTACAAGAGTAGGTATCGTTATAGTTATTTTAATATCTGTTTGTTTAGCATATTTTTTCGATAAGCAACCTGCAATTATTGCAAGAAGTACAGCAATATTTTTTGCATTATGTGCATCTATTTTTTTGCCATCATTTATTGCTGCTTTATTTTGGAAAAGAATGACTAAAATAGCGGCAATATCATCAATGTTAGTTGGATTTGTAAGTTCATCTTTTTGGCTTTTGTTTGTTCATTTTAAAGAAGCAAAAGAATTAGGTCTTGCTAAAGCTTTATTTGGTGTGGATTCTATTTTGAGTGGGAAAATCATTTTTGTTGATGCTTTAATTATTGCATTACCTTTATCAATTATAACAGCAATAATTGTATCATTTATAACTAAACCTATGAATAATAAACATTTAAATAAATGTTTTGGTTCTTAA
- a CDS encoding hotdog domain-containing protein — MLYNSQRMVMYPHLNAAGILFGGQAISWIDEEVIIFAAQLLDTQRLATVKMSEVYFKSPANIGDIVVIGTELIKTGQTSITVRCEIKNKTTNKIIVSVDEIVVVALDFNKRPTKHILADRDKIFPKSKEK; from the coding sequence TTGCTATACAATTCTCAACGAATGGTAATGTATCCCCATTTAAATGCTGCAGGGATACTTTTTGGTGGCCAAGCAATATCTTGGATTGATGAAGAAGTTATTATTTTTGCTGCACAACTTTTAGATACCCAAAGACTTGCAACAGTAAAAATGAGTGAAGTATACTTTAAAAGTCCTGCTAATATTGGTGATATTGTTGTTATTGGAACTGAACTAATTAAAACTGGGCAAACATCTATAACAGTTAGATGTGAAATTAAAAATAAAACAACAAATAAAATAATTGTCTCAGTGGATGAGATTGTAGTTGTGGCTTTAGATTTCAATAAACGTCCAACGAAACATATTTTGGCAGATAGAGATAAGATATTTCCTAAATCTAAAGAGAAATAA
- a CDS encoding thiamine pyrophosphate-dependent enzyme: protein MKQTLMGNDAIALGMIHSNIDMVSGYPGTPSSEILTNVQKLKAQYDLDLYAQWATNEKVGFEVAYAGAMTGRRAAATMKQVGLNVAGDALMSAAYIGNLGAFILIVADDPGFHSSQTEQDSRVFAKFAKIPVLDPATPQDAYDFVSLAAEISEKFQTPTMLRPVMRVCHARQIVEVDDKINFTPQKGSFKRDISRWAAVPRAGRLRQGYEMIDRINAIKEYNWEKLIKPEFEKCKGGKLLILSSGTGYGFAKEALDDLSIEADIIKFKMPYPLPENKIKEQFKNYEHILVVEEPMACIEEQIMAPNVHGRLDLTMNIIDELQKVYIQDALSKLGIYKGENLYPSIPYKEEIPSRPPNLCPGCPHRDVYYSIMKVFKKKKSIYPSDIGCYTLGINQGAIDTVLCMGASVSMASGFSIADPDKYIVATIGDSTFFHGGIPPLINAVYQKHKFLLVILDNSVVAMTGRQKPPQRQNGEVDIVKVAEGCGAETYEYEYSNDINQTMNFFKQIKEKYDNATGPIVAVVREFCVLDKEIVNLHLPQEFSKVNPEECIACDQCTTVYKCPPMSYNDDGKIEIDPFLCIGCGSCLNVVCPTEAFVLDEERSLKK, encoded by the coding sequence ATGAAACAAACATTAATGGGTAATGATGCAATAGCATTGGGTATGATTCATTCTAATATTGATATGGTTTCAGGATACCCTGGAACACCATCAAGTGAAATATTGACTAATGTTCAAAAGTTAAAAGCTCAATATGATTTAGATTTGTATGCACAATGGGCAACAAATGAAAAAGTTGGGTTTGAAGTTGCATATGCAGGAGCTATGACAGGTAGAAGAGCTGCTGCTACTATGAAGCAAGTTGGATTGAATGTTGCAGGTGATGCACTTATGAGTGCAGCATATATAGGTAACTTGGGAGCATTTATTTTAATTGTTGCTGATGATCCTGGCTTTCACTCTTCGCAAACAGAGCAAGACAGTAGAGTTTTTGCTAAATTTGCAAAAATACCTGTTTTAGATCCAGCAACACCACAAGATGCTTATGATTTTGTAAGTTTAGCTGCAGAAATATCTGAAAAATTTCAAACACCAACAATGCTAAGACCAGTTATGAGAGTATGTCATGCAAGACAGATTGTTGAAGTTGATGATAAAATCAATTTTACTCCTCAAAAAGGTTCATTTAAAAGAGATATTTCCAGATGGGCTGCAGTACCGCGTGCAGGTAGGCTTAGACAGGGATATGAAATGATTGATAGAATTAATGCTATCAAAGAATACAATTGGGAAAAACTTATAAAGCCTGAGTTTGAAAAGTGTAAAGGTGGAAAGTTATTAATTTTAAGTTCAGGTACTGGTTATGGCTTTGCAAAAGAAGCCTTAGATGATTTATCTATTGAAGCAGATATAATAAAATTTAAAATGCCTTATCCCCTTCCAGAAAATAAAATTAAAGAGCAATTTAAAAATTACGAGCATATACTAGTAGTTGAAGAACCAATGGCCTGTATCGAAGAGCAAATTATGGCACCAAATGTTCATGGAAGATTAGACTTAACAATGAATATTATCGATGAGTTACAAAAGGTATATATACAAGATGCTCTTAGTAAACTTGGAATATATAAAGGTGAAAACTTATACCCTTCTATTCCTTATAAAGAAGAGATACCTTCAAGACCTCCAAATTTATGTCCAGGATGTCCACATAGAGATGTATACTATTCTATTATGAAAGTTTTTAAAAAGAAAAAATCTATTTATCCATCAGATATTGGATGTTATACTTTAGGTATAAATCAAGGTGCAATTGATACTGTTTTATGTATGGGTGCATCTGTATCTATGGCTAGTGGTTTTTCAATTGCAGATCCAGATAAATATATTGTTGCAACAATTGGAGATAGTACATTTTTCCATGGAGGTATTCCACCTTTAATCAATGCTGTGTATCAAAAACATAAATTTCTATTAGTTATTCTAGATAATTCTGTTGTTGCAATGACAGGGAGACAAAAACCACCGCAAAGACAAAATGGAGAAGTTGATATAGTAAAAGTTGCAGAAGGTTGTGGTGCAGAAACATACGAATATGAATATTCAAATGATATAAATCAAACAATGAATTTCTTTAAACAAATAAAAGAAAAATATGATAATGCTACTGGTCCAATTGTTGCTGTAGTTAGAGAGTTTTGTGTATTAGATAAAGAGATTGTAAATCTACACTTGCCTCAAGAGTTTTCTAAGGTTAATCCGGAAGAATGTATTGCTTGTGACCAATGTACTACTGTTTATAAATGCCCTCCTATGTCATATAATGATGATGGAAAAATTGAAATTGATCCTTTCTTATGTATTGGTTGTGGTTCATGTCTAAATGTTGTTTGTCCAACAGAAGCATTTGTTTTAGATGAAGAAAGGAGTTTGAAAAAATGA